One stretch of Thermus thermamylovorans DNA includes these proteins:
- the secY gene encoding preprotein translocase subunit SecY → MLKAFRSALAIPELRQRILFTLLVLAAYRLGAFIPTPGVDLDKIQEFLRTAQGGVFGIINLFSGGNFERFSIFALGIMPYITAAIIMQLLVNVVPALEKLSKEGEEGRRVITQYTRIGGIALGAFQGFFLATAFLGADGGRFLLPGWTPGPFFWLVVVVTQVAGIALLLWMAERITEYGVGNGPSVIIFAGIVVEWLPQILRTVGLIRTGEVNLVAFLFFLAFIVLAFAGMAAVQQSERRIPVQYARKVVGRRVYGGQATYIPIKLNAAGVIPIIFAAAILQIPIFLTAPFQDNQILQAIARFFDPTRASGLIIEVLLIILFTYVYTAVQFDPRRISESLREYGGFIPGIRPGEPTVKFLEHIVSRLTLWGALFLGLVAALPQVIQNLTGVQSIAFSGIGLLIVVGVSLDTLRQIESQLMLRNYEGFLSKGRIRGRTR, encoded by the coding sequence ATGCTGAAGGCCTTCCGGAGCGCTCTAGCCATCCCCGAGCTTCGCCAACGCATCCTCTTTACCCTCCTTGTGCTCGCCGCCTACCGGCTGGGGGCCTTCATCCCCACCCCGGGGGTGGACCTGGACAAGATCCAGGAGTTCCTGCGCACCGCCCAGGGGGGGGTCTTCGGCATCATCAACCTCTTCTCCGGCGGCAACTTCGAGCGCTTCTCCATCTTCGCCCTGGGGATCATGCCCTACATCACCGCAGCCATCATCATGCAGCTTCTGGTCAACGTGGTCCCCGCCTTGGAGAAACTCTCCAAGGAAGGCGAGGAGGGTCGCCGCGTCATCACCCAGTACACCCGCATCGGCGGCATCGCTCTGGGGGCCTTTCAGGGCTTCTTCCTGGCCACGGCTTTTCTCGGGGCCGATGGCGGCCGCTTCCTCCTGCCCGGCTGGACCCCGGGCCCCTTCTTCTGGCTGGTGGTGGTGGTCACCCAGGTGGCGGGGATCGCCCTCCTCCTCTGGATGGCGGAGCGGATCACCGAGTACGGGGTGGGGAACGGCCCTAGCGTGATCATCTTCGCCGGGATCGTGGTGGAGTGGCTGCCCCAGATCCTGCGCACCGTGGGCCTCATCCGCACGGGGGAGGTGAACCTGGTGGCTTTCCTCTTCTTCCTGGCCTTCATCGTCCTGGCCTTCGCCGGGATGGCCGCGGTGCAGCAGTCGGAGCGAAGGATCCCCGTCCAGTACGCCCGCAAGGTGGTGGGCCGCCGGGTCTACGGGGGACAGGCCACCTACATCCCCATCAAGCTGAACGCCGCCGGGGTGATCCCCATCATCTTCGCCGCCGCCATCCTGCAGATCCCCATCTTCCTCACCGCCCCCTTCCAGGACAACCAGATCCTGCAGGCCATCGCCCGCTTCTTCGATCCCACCCGGGCCTCGGGCCTGATCATCGAGGTGCTCCTCATCATCCTCTTCACCTACGTGTACACCGCGGTGCAGTTCGACCCCCGGCGCATCTCGGAAAGCCTGCGGGAGTACGGGGGGTTCATCCCCGGCATCCGTCCCGGGGAACCCACGGTGAAGTTCCTGGAACATATCGTCAGCCGCCTCACCCTCTGGGGGGCCCTTTTCCTGGGGCTGGTGGCCGCCCTGCCCCAGGTCATCCAGAACCTCACCGGGGTCCAAAGCATCGCCTTCTCCGGCATCGGCCTCCTCATCGTGGTTGGGGTTTCCCTGGACACCCTCAGGCAGATCGAGAGCCAGCTCATGCTCCGCAACTACGAGGGGTTCCTCTCCAAGGGCCGCATCCGCGGCCGCACGCGCTAG
- the rplO gene encoding 50S ribosomal protein L15, whose translation MKLTDLKPNPGANRRRKRVGRGPGSGHGKTATRGHKGQKSRSGGLKDPRRFEGGRSTTLMRLPKRGMQGQVPGEIRRPKYQGVNLRDLARFEGEVTPEALVQAGILKKGYRLKVLGEGEAKALRVVAHAFSKSALEKLKAAGGEPVLLEA comes from the coding sequence ATGAAGCTTACCGACCTGAAACCCAACCCTGGGGCCAACCGGCGGCGCAAGCGGGTGGGCCGGGGCCCCGGGTCCGGCCATGGCAAGACGGCCACCCGCGGTCACAAGGGCCAGAAATCCCGCTCCGGTGGCCTCAAGGACCCCCGCCGCTTCGAGGGCGGCCGTTCCACCACCCTCATGCGCCTGCCCAAGCGGGGCATGCAGGGCCAGGTACCCGGGGAGATCCGGCGGCCCAAATACCAGGGGGTGAACCTGCGGGACCTTGCCCGCTTCGAGGGGGAGGTGACCCCGGAAGCTCTGGTCCAGGCGGGGATCCTGAAGAAGGGCTACCGGCTTAAGGTGCTGGGTGAGGGTGAGGCCAAGGCCCTCAGGGTGGTGGCCCACGCCTTCTCCAAAAGCGCCCTGGAGAAGCTGAAGGCCGCGGGCGGCGAACCCGTCCTCCTGGAGGCCTGA
- the rpmD gene encoding 50S ribosomal protein L30, producing MARLKVKLVKSPIGYPKDQKAALKALGLTRMHRERVFEDHPAIRGNIQKVAHLVRVEVVE from the coding sequence ATGGCCAGGCTGAAGGTCAAGCTGGTGAAGAGCCCCATCGGTTACCCCAAGGACCAGAAGGCGGCTCTGAAGGCCTTGGGGCTGACCCGGATGCACAGGGAGCGGGTCTTTGAAGACCATCCGGCCATCCGGGGCAACATCCAGAAGGTGGCCCACCTGGTGCGGGTGGAGGTGGTGGAATGA
- the rpsE gene encoding 30S ribosomal protein S5, with product MPETDFEEKMILVRRTAKTYQGGRRFRFGALVVVGDRQGRVGLGLGKAKEVPLAVQKAGYYARRHMVEVPLMNGTIPHEIEVEYGASKILLKPAAPGTGVIAGAVPRAILELAGVTDILTKELGSRNPINIAYATMEALKRLQTREDVERLRKGGEE from the coding sequence ATGCCCGAGACCGACTTTGAGGAGAAGATGATCCTGGTGCGGCGCACCGCCAAGACCTACCAGGGGGGCCGCCGCTTCCGCTTCGGGGCCTTGGTGGTGGTGGGGGACCGGCAGGGCCGGGTGGGCCTGGGCCTGGGCAAGGCCAAGGAGGTACCCCTGGCGGTGCAGAAGGCGGGGTACTACGCCCGCCGCCACATGGTGGAGGTGCCCCTCATGAACGGCACCATCCCCCACGAGATCGAGGTGGAGTACGGAGCCTCCAAGATCCTCCTCAAGCCCGCGGCCCCCGGCACGGGGGTGATTGCCGGGGCGGTGCCCCGGGCCATCCTGGAGCTCGCCGGGGTCACCGACATCCTCACCAAGGAGCTGGGCAGCCGCAACCCCATCAACATCGCCTACGCCACCATGGAGGCCCTCAAGAGGCTCCAGACTAGGGAGGACGTGGAGCGCCTCAGGAAAGGCGGGGAGGAGTGA
- the rplR gene encoding 50S ribosomal protein L18 produces the protein MARLTALERRTFRVRNRVKRAGRLRLSVFRSLKHIYAQIIDDERGETLVAESSLALKLKGNKTEVARQVGRALAEKALARGIRQVAFDRGPYKYHGRVKALAEGAREGGLEF, from the coding sequence ATGGCACGGCTTACCGCGTTGGAGCGCCGCACCTTCCGGGTGCGCAACCGCGTCAAGCGCGCGGGGAGGCTAAGGCTTTCCGTGTTCCGCAGCCTCAAGCACATCTACGCCCAGATCATCGACGACGAGAGGGGCGAGACCCTGGTGGCGGAGTCCAGCCTGGCCCTGAAGCTCAAGGGCAACAAGACCGAGGTGGCCCGGCAGGTGGGGCGGGCCCTGGCGGAAAAGGCCCTGGCCAGGGGCATCAGGCAGGTGGCCTTTGACCGCGGGCCCTACAAGTACCACGGCCGGGTGAAGGCCCTGGCGGAGGGCGCCCGGGAAGGGGGCCTGGAGTTCTAG
- the rplF gene encoding 50S ribosomal protein L6 has protein sequence MSRIGRLPIPLPKGVTVEVAPGLVKVRGPKGELSVPVSPEMRVVVEGSVVRVERPSDERRHKSLHGLTRTLIANAVKGVSEGYVRELLIKGIGYRARLAGRAVELTVGFSHPVVVEPPEGITFEVPEPTRIRVLGIDKQRVGQVAANLRAVKKPSAYHEKGIYYAGEPVRLKPGKAGVKK, from the coding sequence ATGTCCAGGATCGGCAGGCTTCCCATTCCTTTGCCCAAGGGGGTCACGGTGGAGGTGGCCCCGGGGCTCGTGAAGGTGAGGGGCCCCAAGGGCGAGCTTTCCGTGCCCGTTTCCCCGGAGATGCGGGTGGTGGTGGAGGGGAGCGTGGTCCGGGTGGAGCGCCCCTCGGACGAGCGCCGCCACAAGAGTCTTCACGGGCTTACCCGCACCCTGATCGCCAACGCGGTCAAGGGGGTCTCCGAGGGGTACGTGAGGGAGCTACTCATCAAGGGCATCGGCTACCGGGCGAGGCTGGCGGGCCGGGCGGTGGAGCTCACCGTGGGCTTCAGCCATCCGGTGGTGGTGGAGCCCCCCGAAGGGATCACCTTCGAGGTGCCCGAGCCCACGAGGATCCGCGTCCTGGGCATCGACAAGCAGAGGGTGGGCCAGGTGGCCGCCAACCTCAGGGCCGTCAAAAAGCCCAGCGCCTACCACGAGAAGGGCATCTACTACGCGGGCGAACCCGTCCGCCTCAAGCCCGGCAAGGCCGGGGTAAAGAAGTAG